A single window of Nasonia vitripennis strain AsymCx chromosome 4, Nvit_psr_1.1, whole genome shotgun sequence DNA harbors:
- the LOC103316846 gene encoding collagen alpha-3(IX) chain-like: MKGDKGDRGDRGEWGLPGRDGAPGSPGKDGFPGPEGIEGEIGVEGPAGPKGERGDKGERGLEGPRGRSGNPGPMGLTGPPGTPGLQGRPGPPGPAGNKLLPSDRLRGQSIFLKNYIPPRESGRRGLPGPRGAPGEAGPPGERGLNGAAGSPGIPGQDGAPGQAGPPGPKGQRGATGAQGLPGRGVSDAEIRHICLNIVKDQLQELSVVTQGHVKPIYKIRQGRSGSPGQPGHPGERGAPGERGPVGLPGIVGPMGPQGPPGERGEKGEKGGDGIGYEGPAGSPGPPGIPGNDGYGPPGPPGQRGEPGVPGFPGNSGAPGPQGPPGYCDFRNHPGSAEDYKTYRQSYEKGLTTYL; the protein is encoded by the exons ATGAAAGGAGACAAAGGAGACAGAG GTGACCGTGGCGAATGGGGCCTACCTGGAAGAGATGGAGCACCAGGCTCACCTGGCAAAGATGGTTTTCCCGGGCCCGAGGGTATCGAAGGGGAGATTGGAGTAGAAGGACCGGCAGGCCCGAAGGGAGAGCGCGGCGACAAAGGGGAACGTGGTCTAGAAGGCCCGCGCGGCCGTTCAGGAAATCCG GGCCCGATGGGTTTGACTGGACCTCCCGGAACGCCAGGACTCCAAGGACGACCGGGTCCGCCGGGACCAGCAGGAAATAAACTTTTGCCATCAGATAGGCTACGCGGCCAGAGtattttcttgaaaaactacaTTCCTCCACGCGAGAGCGGACGTAGAGGTCTGCCCGGGCCACGAGGCGCG CCGGGAGAGGCCGGGCCGCCGGGCGAGAGAGGCCTGAACGGCGCAGCGGGATCCCCTGGAATTCCCGGTCAGGACGGAGCGCCGGGACAAGCCGGACCTCCAGGCCCCAAAGGCCAGAGAGGCGCGACAGGCGCGCAAGGGCTGCCCGGTCGAGGCGTCAGCGACGCCGAAATCCGACACATTTGTCTGAACATCGTCAAGG ATCAGTTGCAGGAGCTGTCTGTAGTAACGCAAGGACATGTAAAACCAATCTACAAAATCCGCCAAGGTCGTTCAGGTTCACCTGGGCAACCTGGTCACCCAG GTGAACGAGGAGCACCTGGGGAGCGTGGTCCAGTCGGTCTTCCCGGAATAGTCGGGCCTATGGGACCGCAAGGGCCGCCCGGAGAACGAGGAGAAAAGGGCGAGAAAGGCGGCGACGGAATTGGCTACGAGGGACCAGCAGGAAGCCCCGGGCCGCCTG GCATTCCTGGAAACGATGGCTACGGTCCACCCGGCCCACCTGGCCAACGCGGGGAGCCTGGTGTGCCAG GATTTCCCGGAAATAGCGGAGCTCCGGGCCCCCAGGGACCGCCTGGTTACTGTGACTTTCGCAACCACCCCGGGTCTGCAGAAGATTATAAAACTTATCGACAGAGTTATGAAAAAGGGCTCACAACGTACTTGTAG